The region GACCCCCACCGAGTCGCGGTCGCCGTACGGGAGGTTGGCCAGCTTGGACTCCTGGATCGCGGTGACGTAGGCGATCTGGAGGGCGCGCTCGGGCAGTTTGCGCCGGGCCGCGACGGCGGCGACGGTGGCGGCCACCTGGGCCTGCTCGATGTCGATGTCGAGCGTGCCCTCGGGTGTCGTGACGAGGCAGTGCTCCCCGAGCGCGAAGGGCTCGGTCCGCTTCAGCAGGTGATAGGCGCCGTAGAAGATCGCCCCGCCCAGCAGGGCGACGATGACCACGACGGTCACGACTGGTTTGGTTAGGCGCCGTTCCACGATCCAGAACCTACCCCGGTGATCAGGGCAGTCGTTCCGCGCGGACGGAGCCGGGGGTGAGGGGGCGGGCGTACGCCGCCTCCCACTGGCCGCCCTGCACACGCTGGAACGACAGCAGGCGGCCGTCGCCCGCGCGGTAGTCGGCGAAGTCGAGCAGCCCGCGCTCGGGCAGGCCCGTCCTCCCCTCGGACCGGAAGGCGGCGGTGCCGCGCTCGATCGGGGAGAACTCGACGCCGTCGACGATCAGCATGTGCTTGGCCGGCACCATCCCCTGGGTCGGCACGTCGGTCCACAGCAGGACCTCCAGGTGGGACGGCTCGCCCCCCGGGCCCGGCCGTTCCGCGACCGTCAACCAGTTGTCGTAGCGGCGGGCGCCCTCGTCGAGGAGGTAGTCGGTCCACTGCTCGCCCTGCACCGCGCAGTGCACCGCGCCGACGGCCCGGTAGCGGGCGGCCTCGACGTAGACCGTGTCCCCCACCTTGATCGTGCGGGGGTCGAAGTAGTCGGGATCGGACGCGAGGTCCCGCGCCGGTGACTCTCCTGGGGCGGCGGGCGGGGTGCGCACCGGCTGACGCGCCCGGCTGCGCCGGCTCGCCGCCACGGCGCCCAGCACGGCGCACAGCAGGACGACGACCGTGACGAGGCCCAGCACGATCACGGTCATTGTCGTCATGGCGCGCGATCCTACTGGAGGCGGCTGACCGCCGCATCGACGCGCTCGTCGGTGGCGGTGATCGCGACACGCACGTGCCCACGCCCCGCGTCGCCGTAGAACTCGCCCGGCGCGACGAGGATGCCCTGGCTCGCCAGCGCGCGGACCTGGTCCCAGCAGTCCTCGCCGTTGGCGGCCCACAGGTAGAGCCCGGCCTCGGAGTGCTCCACCCGCCAGCCCGCCCGTTCCAGCACGGGGCGCAGCGCCGCCCTGCGGCGGGCGTACCGCGCCCGCTGCTCGTCGGCGTGCGCGTCGTCGTCCAGCGCGGCCGTCATCGCGGCCTGCACCGGAGCGGGCACGATCATGCCCGCGTGCTTGCGCACCTCCAGCAGTCGCCGTACGAGCCGGGGGTCGCCGGCGACGAACCCCGCGCGGTATCCGGCGAGGTTCGACCGCTTCGAGAGCGAGTGGACCGCGAGCAGCCCCTCGTGAGAGCCCTCGCACACGTCCGGATGGAGGACCGACAGCGGCTCGTCCTCCCAGCCGAGCTCGATGTAGCACTCGTCGGAGGCGACGATCGCGCCGCGCTCCCGCGCCCACGCGACCACCTTGCGCAGGTGCTCGGCGGGCAGGACCCGTCCCGTGGGGTTGGACGGCGAGTTCACCCAGACGAGCGGCACCCGCTCGGGCCCCAGCGAGAGCAGCCCGTCCGTCGCGTACGGCTCGGCTCCGGCGAGCCTCGCCCCCACGTCGTAGGTGGGATAGGCGAGCGCGGGAAAGACCACCCGCTCCCCCGGCCGCACGCCGAGCAGCGTCGGCAGCCAGGCCACCAGTTCCTTCGTGCCTATCGTCGGCAGCACGTCCGCGGGGTCGACGACGACCCCGTGCCGCCGCCGTAGCCAGCCCGCGGCCGCCTCACGCAACCGCGGCGTGCCGTACGTCAGGGGATAACCGGGGCTGTCGGCGGCGGCGGAGAGCGCCTGGCGGGCGACGGGGGGAACCGGATCGACCGGCGTGCCGACCGACAGGTCGACGATCCCGCCGGGATGCGCCCGCGCCAGCTCCTGGTACGGCGCCAGCCGGTCCCATGGGAAGTCGGGCAACGCGATCAAAGGAAATCCCCCAGTCGTCACGGAGTGGGCCCGCGAGGGTCGGTGACTCTTTAGTGTTCCTCGCTCTGCGGCGGAAGCGCCGCGACCACCGGGTGGTCCTTGTTGATCTTTCCGACCTTCGAGGCGCCGCCGGGCGAGCCCAGCTCCTCGAAGAAGTCGACGTTGGCCTTGTAGAAGTCCTTCCACTGCTCGGGAAGGTCGTCCTCGTAGAAGATCGCCTCCACGGGGCAGACCGGCTCACACGCCCCGCAGTCCACACACTCGTCGGGGTGGATGTAGAGCATGCGTTCGCCCTCGTAGATGCAATCGACGGGGCACTCCTCGATGCACGCCTTGTCCAGGACGTCCACGCAAGGCTGCGCGATGACGTACGTCACCTCGGGCTCCTTCTGGGTTGCACGGCTCGACCGCGGTTTGCTAGCCCTAGTATTGCGGTGCCTGCCCACCAGCCGGAACAGGAGGGGGGCAATCGTCGTGGCCCCTGAGGCCGGAGCCCGTCTCGTCGTCGCGATCACCCCCGCCGACGTGGGCGAACGCGTGACCACCCGGCGCAGGGCGCCAGGTGGGTACCGGGACGCCGTCGGCGTGTTGGAATCCTGGCGCGACGGCGTGCTCACCGTACGGAAGCGGGACGGAAGCCTCGTCGAGATCGCCGAGGAGACCCTCGCCGCCGCCAAGGTCGTGCCGCCCGCCCGTCGGATGAGGTAATCAGGCGGCAATCCCGCAGCGTGCCGCCTCGACCGGCCGCGCCGGCGGGGCGGAGCATACGCGACGTGACCCTACGCGCCTGTGTCGTGACGATCTCCTCGGCGGCGGTCCTCCTGGCCGCGGCCTCCGCGTGCTCCCGGCAGCGGACGCCGGACCGGCCGCCGCCTCCGCTGAACCCCCGCGCGGCGAGCCTGGCCGACGGGTTCGGCACGATGGACAGGCTCGTCGACGCCGCCCGCAAGGAGGGCGCGCTCACCGTCGTGGGCCTGCCGGGCGGCTGGGTCGGCTACAAGGAGATCATCGCCCGCTTCTCCGACAAGTACGGGATCAAGGTGGCGTCGGTCATGCCGGAGGCGAACAGCCGGCAGGAGATCGACGCCGCGGCCCGGCTGCGCGGGACGGCCCAGGCGCCGGACGTCTTCGACGTCACGCTGGAGGTCGCGGTCGCGAACGCCAGGCTCTTCGCACCGTACCGGGTGACGGGCTGGGCGGACATCCCCGACGAGGCCAAGGACCAGGACGGCCGCTGGTACGCCGCCTACGGCGGATACATGTCGATCGGCTACGACTCGAAGAAGGTGCCCGCTCCGGCGTCGTACGCCGCGCTGGCCCGGCGGGGGACGACGGTCGCGCTGCCCGGCGACCCCCGGCAGGTGGCGTCGGCGTTCAGCGGCGTCATGGCCGCCTCACTCGGCCGGGGACTGCCCGACGCCGCGCGAGGGGTGAACCTGTTCGCGCGGCTGCGGAAGGGCGGCATGCTCGGCCGTCCCGACCAGGCCACGACGGTGGTCGACTGGGACTTCATGAACGCGGCGCGGGCCGCGGGCGGGCGCGGCGCGTCGGCCTGGCGGGTCACGATCCCGAAGAACGCGGTGCTCGCCTCCTACTACATGCAGGCGATCGACGCGGCTGCGCCGCATCCGGCCGCCGCCCGTCTGTGGGAGGAGTTCCTGCTGTCCGACGAGGGCCAGAACCTCTTCCTCAAGGCGTACGCCCGGCCGTCACGGATGGAGGCGATGGAGACGCGCGGGGCCCTCGACGGGGGCGCCGCCGCCCGCCTGCCCGAGGCGTCCGGCGACCCGGTGATCCTCACCATCCCCGAGCAGGACAAGGCCAAGGCCTACCTGGCCGCGCACTGGGCGAAGGACGTGGGCTGACACTCACAGCCGGCACCCACAGCCGGCACTCACCGCCGGCACTCACAGCTCACACTCACAGAGGCGGCGGAAGCCGTACAGTGTGTCGCATCCCACCGGAATCCCACCAGATCCCAGGAGTCTCACGAGTCGGCATGAGACCGTGGTGATCGAGTCGTGGTGGCCGGGCTGAGGATCAGCGCGTGGCGATCCCGGCACCGGTCAGTAAGAATGCGAGCCGATCTTGAGGTACGAAACTCCCAGTCCCACTCGATGGAACGCTCGCGCCTACGACAGCTCCTTCGGCTACGTCTCGCCCGTGGGCGCGCCGCTGGTGGACCTGCTCGACCCCCGCCCCGGTGAGCGCGTGCTCGACCTCGGCTGCGGCACCGGAGTGATGACCGCGGAGATCGCGGCGCGCGGCGCCCACGTGCTCGGCATCGACGGCTCCCACGCGATGATCGAGCAGGCCATCGCCCATCACCCCGGTCTCGACTTCACCGTCGGCGACGGCCACGACTTCACCGTGGCCCAGTCGTACGACGCGGTCTTCTCGAACGCCGCCCTGCACTGGATGAGCCGCGACCCCGACGCGGTGATCGACTGCGTACGCGAGGCGCTGCGGCCGGGCGGCCGGTTCGTCGCCGAGATGGGCGGCGCGGGCAACTGCGCGGCCCTGACCTCGGCCATGCTCACCGCCTGGCGCGAGCACGGCCTGGCCGAGCCCGAGCTGCCGTGGTACTTCCCCGGCCCGGCGGAGTACGCCCTGCGACTGGAGAAGGGCGGGTTCACGGTGCGGCTGCTCGAACACTTCGACCGGCCCACACCGCTCGACGAGTGCCCCGACGGCGCGGCCGGCTGGGTGCGGCTGTTCGCCGGCCGGCTGCTCGACCGGGTCCCTCCGGCGACAGTGGAGCCGCTGCTCCGGCGGGTCAACGAGCTGGCCGCCCCCGCGCTGCGGCGCGAGTCGGGCTGGATGGCCGACTACGTGCGCCTCCGTTTCGCCGCCGAACGCCACTGAGCCGATAACCGGGATCTCCAGCACGGCGGGGAGATTTGCCAGACTATGGTCTGGTCTTTGTGAGCGATGGGGACAGCATGAACTTCTGCCTGAGTGACCTCGTGCCACCACTGCGCTGGAGTGATGCCGCCCGCATCGGGACGCTCGACCGGCCGGGGCTGCCCGAGGCCTGGTGGCGCACGCTCCCCCTCCACCGGGTGCTGGCCGTCGCGGACTCCGACGCGCTCGCCGAGTTGCTCACCGTCCTCGCCCTGGAGCACTGGCCCGCGGCGGCCGTGGGCGACGTGCTGCCCGCGCTGCACGTGCTGGATCCCGACGAGGCCGACGACCCCCAGGTCGCGATCGCGCTCGACCGGGTGGGATCATGGCACGGCCTGCTCGCGCTGTCCGGCCGGGAGCTGGCCGACCAGCCCTTCGTCAAGGCGCGGCCGGTGCTGGCCGCCCTGTTCTCCGCGGTCTTCGCCCGGCTGTCGGAGACGGCCGCGGTGCCTTCTCGGAAGAAGGAGCCCGAGAGCCCGCCGGACGAATCCGAGCCCGAACCGGGGCCGGCCGGCCTTCCCGAGCCGATCCCCGAGCTGATCGACGCGGCCTTCGCCGACCTCGACGACCAGACCTGGATGGTGGCGCAGAACCGGGTCTTCACCGACGACCCGTCGGCGCCCGAGCAGCTCGCCAGGCTGCTCGCCGTACCCTCCGAGGTGCTCGCCGGCGCCGAGGCGGCCCTGCGCGGCCGGATCGCCCAGTGGCTCGCGTCGCCGGAGGCGGCGCCGTACAACGAGCATCTGGCCCGGCTCACCGCCGCGCTCGGGGTCGCGGTGCCGAAGGCGCGGCTGGTCGCGGCGGCCGACTGGCACGGACGCGAACTCCGCTCGCTGGAGGTGCCCGCCTGGCGGTTCGTGCTCGCCACCCTGCCCGACCACCGGCTCTCCGGCGACTGGCTGGTGGCCGGGGACGTCGAGGACCTGAGGGAGCGGACCCGCGCCCTCATCACGGCGGCCGAGCGGCCGCCGACCGTCTCGCAGGCGCTCGAACTGGTCCGCTCGCTCGGCGTCCGTCCCGACGCGGCCAGGGAGTGGCTGGACAGCGTCCCGCAGTTGCGCGCGCAGCGGGTGCCCCGGGGGCGCGGGCTCAAGGACGTGTCGCTGACCCGGCGGTGCTTCCGGCAGCCGGACGGCAGATGGTGGCTGCGGGTCGACGTCTCCGGCGATCACCTCGGCGGCGGCGAGGTGACGCTGCCGACCGGGTTCGCGGCCTATGTCGGGCTCGCCCCCGGCGACACCCGGACCGTGCAGAGCGCCGCCGGGGACATCGGCCTCTCCTGGCACGCCCGGCCGTCGCTGGGCTCGCTGGGGCGGATCCTCGCCGAGGTCTCGGCCGAAGAGGGCAGCCACATCTTCCTGGCCCTGTCCGAGGAGGGCCTGCTGCGCGTACGGCACCTGCCGGCGGCGGGCGGCGACGAGATGCGGCGGGCGCTGCGCCTCGTCGGCTACACCGCTCCGGGCGGCACGCCCGAGCAGGCGGCGCGGGTGATCGCGACGCGGGTCGGGCTCGCCGGGCCCGCCGGGCGGCCGGAGATTCTCGCGCGGCTGCGCGAACGCGGGGACCGCGACCTGCTGACCCTGCTGGGATAGCGGGATGCCCCGGCTCGCGATCTCCCCGGAGTTCCTGCACGGGCTCGGCGCGCTCGCCCGGCCCGTCCGCCGGGAGGCGATCCTCGCCGTACGCCGGTTCCTGCTGAACGCCTCCACCGCGCCGCACCCCGAGAGGGTGCGCAACGGCCGCGACACCCGGGTCGCCACGCTGCGGCTCGCCGACCGCCACCGGGGAGTGGTCGTACGGCAGGACGACGTCTACTGGCTGCTGACCGTGCTGCCGGACGCCGAGGCGTGGTCGTACGCCCAG is a window of Microbispora sp. NBC_01189 DNA encoding:
- a CDS encoding ABC transporter substrate-binding protein, with the translated sequence MTLRACVVTISSAAVLLAAASACSRQRTPDRPPPPLNPRAASLADGFGTMDRLVDAARKEGALTVVGLPGGWVGYKEIIARFSDKYGIKVASVMPEANSRQEIDAAARLRGTAQAPDVFDVTLEVAVANARLFAPYRVTGWADIPDEAKDQDGRWYAAYGGYMSIGYDSKKVPAPASYAALARRGTTVALPGDPRQVASAFSGVMAASLGRGLPDAARGVNLFARLRKGGMLGRPDQATTVVDWDFMNAARAAGGRGASAWRVTIPKNAVLASYYMQAIDAAAPHPAAARLWEEFLLSDEGQNLFLKAYARPSRMEAMETRGALDGGAAARLPEASGDPVILTIPEQDKAKAYLAAHWAKDVG
- the dapC gene encoding succinyldiaminopimelate transaminase encodes the protein MIALPDFPWDRLAPYQELARAHPGGIVDLSVGTPVDPVPPVARQALSAAADSPGYPLTYGTPRLREAAAGWLRRRHGVVVDPADVLPTIGTKELVAWLPTLLGVRPGERVVFPALAYPTYDVGARLAGAEPYATDGLLSLGPERVPLVWVNSPSNPTGRVLPAEHLRKVVAWARERGAIVASDECYIELGWEDEPLSVLHPDVCEGSHEGLLAVHSLSKRSNLAGYRAGFVAGDPRLVRRLLEVRKHAGMIVPAPVQAAMTAALDDDAHADEQRARYARRRAALRPVLERAGWRVEHSEAGLYLWAANGEDCWDQVRALASQGILVAPGEFYGDAGRGHVRVAITATDERVDAAVSRLQ
- a CDS encoding DUF4178 domain-containing protein; translation: MTTMTVIVLGLVTVVVLLCAVLGAVAASRRSRARQPVRTPPAAPGESPARDLASDPDYFDPRTIKVGDTVYVEAARYRAVGAVHCAVQGEQWTDYLLDEGARRYDNWLTVAERPGPGGEPSHLEVLLWTDVPTQGMVPAKHMLIVDGVEFSPIERGTAAFRSEGRTGLPERGLLDFADYRAGDGRLLSFQRVQGGQWEAAYARPLTPGSVRAERLP
- the fdxA gene encoding ferredoxin yields the protein MTYVIAQPCVDVLDKACIEECPVDCIYEGERMLYIHPDECVDCGACEPVCPVEAIFYEDDLPEQWKDFYKANVDFFEELGSPGGASKVGKINKDHPVVAALPPQSEEH
- a CDS encoding class I SAM-dependent methyltransferase, giving the protein MRYETPSPTRWNARAYDSSFGYVSPVGAPLVDLLDPRPGERVLDLGCGTGVMTAEIAARGAHVLGIDGSHAMIEQAIAHHPGLDFTVGDGHDFTVAQSYDAVFSNAALHWMSRDPDAVIDCVREALRPGGRFVAEMGGAGNCAALTSAMLTAWREHGLAEPELPWYFPGPAEYALRLEKGGFTVRLLEHFDRPTPLDECPDGAAGWVRLFAGRLLDRVPPATVEPLLRRVNELAAPALRRESGWMADYVRLRFAAERH